One Candidatus Finniella inopinata genomic window carries:
- the addA gene encoding double-strand break repair helicase AddA, which produces MTALTAQKQAADPGASCWVAASAGTGKTKVLIDRLARLLLLGFQAESILCITFTKAAATEMQQRLLQKLQSWAVFEPDALKEDLSSLLGHPPDASVIQRAQHLFFQTLDAPGGLKIQTIHSFCQGLLQRFPLEAGIDPCFQLIEETTANELLGRAQQHVLENPSPNLQSALNYLTGELSENRFEEMLESLQGQRAQFHEFLNQHPSLEAYQQVLEQSFLNEPAPPAPVDWDLLCATMMDHGTDADQKMAARLHQPHDNTIFLTQEGQVRQKLASKQFERSFPDLFETLCQFAKSVYQVDQYAKTQHTIEITLAFCQVAQAIFEAYQADKHRQGLLDFEDLIALTLRLLQKPGISDWVFYKLDGGFDHILVDEAQDTSPTQWQILQQLILALLTPDVLQRTLFVVGDIKQSIYSFQGAKPSIFNKLRPEFKAYLTSQERRWHDISLDVSFRTTPAVLAIIDEIFKKNPDGVQFLKEEIRHVSHRRDAPGLVELWPLIQVDDDVEETIWPLPLDQRPMISGGAQLADQIATKIDTLLKSQIILPSTQKPVQPEDILILSRRRGPWIPLLLQQLKKRHIPVAGVDRLRLKDHIAVLDLLALGRFLCLPQDDYSLACVLKSPLINNGYGLSEDQLFIWCHTRDGSLWQSLLNHQGDDPAYQQAVSFLKKHLGRVDFDDPFVLFHDILRETEGAFTARLGPECQEILSEFLQQALDYQHSHAASVQDFIDFMDAQETDIKRSISSEANQVRLMTIHGAKGLQAPVVILADSGDHPTLQKDLFIWDEDEVPLFLVKPTQKQQSEIIAHLKSKSLDQAMQEQRRLLYVAMTRSQDQLYIAGMAKKAKAGEWYDLLNEVLEDVGQKTSEDGWIFQPTPFQKAMALFPSQGKIEAPAWFREQPDQALWLNKTKESPKEMASDQQTRGILMHRLLEVGTPTTDITDWCQRHDPMGLITPQDQENLLKILTHPDYHLFFGPQSVAEVDVKSGSFMGRIDRLVVTDTTVFILDYKTGAISSTMPPAYKQQLGDYANAMQKLYPHHAVRTFLLWTDGPELVEIL; this is translated from the coding sequence GTGACCGCATTAACCGCACAAAAACAAGCAGCTGACCCTGGGGCAAGCTGTTGGGTCGCCGCCTCGGCCGGCACGGGGAAAACCAAGGTCTTGATTGATCGCCTGGCGAGATTGCTGTTGCTGGGGTTTCAAGCCGAAAGCATTTTGTGCATTACCTTCACCAAAGCGGCTGCCACCGAAATGCAGCAACGCCTTTTGCAGAAATTGCAAAGCTGGGCCGTGTTCGAGCCTGATGCGTTAAAAGAGGACTTATCTAGTCTTTTGGGCCATCCCCCTGATGCGTCTGTGATTCAGCGCGCCCAACACCTTTTCTTTCAGACTTTGGATGCGCCCGGGGGTTTAAAAATACAAACCATCCACAGTTTTTGCCAGGGGTTGCTGCAGCGTTTTCCGCTGGAGGCTGGCATTGACCCCTGCTTTCAACTGATTGAAGAAACCACCGCCAATGAATTGTTAGGGCGGGCTCAGCAGCACGTTCTTGAAAATCCGTCCCCCAATCTGCAATCGGCCTTGAATTACTTAACAGGGGAACTTTCAGAAAATCGTTTTGAAGAGATGTTGGAAAGTTTGCAGGGTCAACGCGCCCAGTTTCACGAATTTTTAAACCAACACCCAAGCTTAGAAGCCTATCAACAGGTCCTGGAACAGTCTTTCTTAAATGAACCGGCGCCGCCTGCCCCTGTGGATTGGGATTTGTTGTGCGCGACGATGATGGATCATGGGACTGACGCTGATCAGAAGATGGCGGCACGGCTCCATCAACCCCACGACAACACCATCTTCTTGACCCAAGAGGGGCAAGTTCGGCAGAAATTAGCTAGTAAGCAGTTTGAAAGATCCTTCCCCGATCTTTTTGAGACTTTATGTCAGTTTGCAAAGTCGGTTTATCAGGTTGACCAATATGCCAAAACACAACACACCATTGAAATAACCCTGGCGTTTTGCCAAGTTGCCCAAGCCATTTTTGAAGCTTACCAGGCGGATAAACACCGCCAAGGCCTGCTTGATTTCGAGGACCTTATTGCCCTGACGCTTCGCCTTTTACAAAAACCAGGTATCTCTGACTGGGTTTTTTATAAATTAGACGGTGGATTTGATCACATCTTGGTGGACGAGGCTCAAGATACAAGCCCAACCCAATGGCAAATTTTGCAACAGCTGATATTGGCACTGCTGACCCCTGATGTCCTGCAACGAACGTTATTCGTGGTGGGTGATATCAAACAATCGATTTACAGCTTTCAAGGCGCCAAGCCATCCATTTTTAATAAGTTGCGACCGGAATTCAAAGCTTATTTGACCAGCCAGGAAAGGCGCTGGCACGATATATCTTTGGATGTTTCGTTTCGAACCACGCCCGCTGTCTTAGCCATCATTGATGAAATTTTCAAAAAAAATCCCGATGGGGTTCAATTCTTAAAAGAAGAAATCAGGCATGTTAGTCATCGACGGGATGCCCCAGGTCTGGTGGAGCTTTGGCCCCTTATTCAGGTGGATGATGATGTTGAAGAGACGATCTGGCCCCTGCCTCTTGACCAAAGACCTATGATTTCTGGCGGCGCCCAATTGGCCGATCAAATCGCCACTAAAATTGACACCCTGTTGAAAAGCCAGATTATTTTACCCAGCACTCAAAAGCCTGTGCAACCTGAGGATATTCTGATTTTGTCCAGACGGAGGGGACCTTGGATTCCGTTGCTGTTACAGCAGCTTAAAAAACGCCATATACCCGTGGCTGGCGTCGATCGCCTTCGTCTAAAGGATCACATTGCGGTTCTGGATTTATTGGCGTTGGGGCGATTTTTATGCCTTCCTCAGGATGATTACAGCCTGGCCTGCGTTCTAAAAAGTCCGCTAATCAATAACGGCTATGGCCTTTCGGAAGATCAGCTGTTCATCTGGTGCCACACCCGCGATGGTAGCCTGTGGCAGTCTTTATTGAATCATCAAGGGGACGACCCAGCATATCAACAAGCCGTTTCTTTTTTGAAAAAGCACCTCGGGCGCGTTGATTTTGATGACCCGTTCGTTTTATTCCACGACATTCTAAGAGAAACAGAGGGCGCCTTTACAGCCCGCTTAGGCCCCGAATGCCAGGAAATTCTGTCAGAATTTTTGCAACAAGCCCTTGATTACCAACACAGTCACGCCGCGAGTGTGCAAGATTTTATTGATTTTATGGATGCCCAAGAAACCGACATTAAACGCAGCATCTCGTCAGAGGCGAATCAAGTCCGGCTTATGACCATTCATGGGGCCAAAGGATTGCAGGCGCCCGTGGTTATTTTGGCCGACAGCGGAGACCACCCCACCCTTCAAAAAGATCTGTTTATTTGGGACGAAGACGAAGTGCCTTTGTTCCTTGTGAAGCCAACCCAAAAACAGCAATCAGAAATCATCGCGCATCTTAAAAGCAAAAGCCTGGATCAGGCCATGCAGGAACAACGGCGTCTTTTGTATGTGGCCATGACGCGGTCTCAAGATCAGCTGTATATTGCTGGTATGGCAAAGAAGGCAAAGGCTGGTGAATGGTATGACCTGCTCAACGAAGTGTTGGAGGATGTGGGTCAGAAAACGTCTGAAGACGGTTGGATTTTCCAACCGACGCCTTTTCAAAAAGCAATGGCCCTATTTCCTTCACAAGGTAAAATTGAGGCGCCCGCATGGTTTCGCGAACAACCTGATCAAGCTTTATGGTTGAATAAAACCAAAGAATCACCAAAAGAGATGGCCTCTGATCAACAAACCCGGGGCATTTTAATGCATCGTTTGTTAGAGGTCGGAACGCCCACGACCGATATCACGGATTGGTGCCAGCGCCATGATCCGATGGGTCTGATCACACCGCAAGATCAAGAAAACCTTCTGAAAATTTTAACACATCCCGACTATCACCTGTTTTTCGGACCCCAATCAGTGGCCGAGGTTGACGTGAAGTCGGGCAGTTTTATGGGTCGCATCGATCGTCTTGTAGTCACCGACACCACGGTTTTTATTTTGGATTATAAGACAGGGGCGATTTCATCCACCATGCCCCCGGCTTACAAACAACAACTCGGCGACTATGCTAATGCGATGCAGAAACTGTACCCCCATCATGCTGTGCGCACCTTTTTACTGTGGACAGATGGGCCAGAACTTGTGGAGATTCTATAG
- the gap gene encoding type I glyceraldehyde-3-phosphate dehydrogenase, whose protein sequence is MTIRVAINGFGRIGRMVLRALAESNRQDIQIVAINDLGSAAANAHLLQYDSVHGRFPRPIHLTDQTLDIGFGPIHLLAEPNPEKLPWAQHNIDLVFECSGRFTKRDDAAKHLTAGAKRVLISAPAEGADITVVYGVNHQQIQKEHLILSNASCTTNCLAPLASVLHQAVGIECGYMTTIHSYTGDQRIVDTLHSDPRRARAAGLSMIPTSTGAAKAVGLVLPDLKGKLDGTSIRVPTANVSVVDFTFNSLKPTTATAINDALKQAAQGPLKGILAVVDVPLVSCDFNHDSHSSIVDLDQTQVVGDKFCRVLSWYDNEWGFSNRMLDVALVIKDLDSV, encoded by the coding sequence ATGACAATAAGAGTTGCAATTAACGGGTTTGGGCGCATTGGGCGCATGGTTTTACGGGCGTTAGCAGAATCAAACCGCCAAGATATTCAGATTGTTGCGATTAATGATTTGGGGTCGGCGGCTGCCAATGCACACCTGTTGCAATATGACTCCGTCCATGGTCGTTTTCCAAGACCCATTCATCTTACTGATCAGACCCTGGATATAGGCTTTGGGCCCATACACTTGTTGGCTGAACCGAACCCTGAAAAACTGCCCTGGGCACAGCACAACATTGACCTGGTCTTTGAATGTTCCGGCCGGTTCACAAAACGCGACGATGCGGCCAAACACTTAACAGCAGGGGCCAAACGGGTCTTGATCTCAGCCCCGGCTGAAGGCGCCGATATCACTGTTGTCTACGGCGTTAATCACCAACAGATTCAAAAAGAGCATCTGATTTTATCCAATGCCTCCTGCACAACCAACTGTCTGGCTCCGCTGGCGTCTGTCTTACATCAGGCTGTTGGGATTGAGTGCGGCTATATGACGACCATTCATTCCTATACCGGCGACCAGCGCATCGTTGACACCCTGCATAGTGATCCGCGCCGCGCACGTGCAGCTGGTTTGTCTATGATCCCCACCTCAACAGGGGCTGCCAAAGCCGTTGGGTTGGTTTTGCCTGACTTAAAAGGGAAACTGGATGGCACATCCATTCGCGTGCCCACGGCTAATGTATCTGTAGTTGATTTTACATTTAACAGTCTTAAACCAACCACTGCCACGGCGATTAACGACGCTTTAAAACAAGCTGCCCAGGGACCTTTGAAAGGCATTTTGGCAGTGGTTGACGTGCCATTGGTATCATGCGATTTCAACCATGACTCACATAGTTCTATTGTTGATCTGGATCAAACCCAGGTGGTGGGTGATAAGTTCTGCCGTGTTCTGTCATGGTATGATAATGAATGGGGCTTTTCGAATCGCATGCTGGATGTGGCTTTGGTTATAAAAGATTTAGATTCTGTATAA
- the tkt gene encoding transketolase — translation MTISHNALANAIRILSLDAVEKAASGHPGMPMGMADVATVLFKDFLRFNPTDADWPNRDRFVLSAGHGSMLLYSLLYLTGHPECTLDQIRSFRQWGSLTAGHPEYGHMPGIETTTGPLGQGLATAVGLAVGERLMNARVGDDLINHFTYVIASDGDLMEGVSQEAISLAGHLRLHKLIVLFDDNDITIDGRTSLSTSDDALQRFQASGWKAMRIDGHDPAQIQDAISQAQTHDRPTLIACKTTIAKGAPTKAGTSSSHGSPLGAAEVEATRKALNWPNPPFEIPADILAEWRAIGQRHQQTYQQWQDRYQQVTPEQITKLKKAISADWHQPLNALKEKFANEQPKQATRQLSQTVLETLVPQLPNLVGGSADLSGSNNTKTKTHHAVTAEDFSGNYVNYGIREHGMAAAMNGLSLYCGFIPYGGTFLVFSDYLRPALRLSALMQQGVIYVLTHDSIGLGEDGPTHQPIEHLASLRAIPNVNVFRPADGVEVAECWQLALEQRQTPSVLALSRQAITPARLSHTSENLCAKGGYVVRGNASASQVTLIATGSELGIALDAHQQLEAQGIQSHVVSLPCWRLFDQQPKEYRQQVLGKGLRVGIEAASAFGWSSYLRSDDIFIGMNGFGASAPASVLYEQFGITVDQVIKKINEKLLEKEKK, via the coding sequence ATGACAATTTCTCACAACGCTTTAGCCAATGCCATTCGTATCTTGAGCCTTGATGCTGTTGAAAAGGCAGCGTCGGGCCATCCAGGTATGCCCATGGGCATGGCTGATGTGGCCACAGTCTTGTTTAAGGACTTTCTGAGATTCAATCCAACCGATGCGGACTGGCCGAATCGTGATCGATTTGTCTTGTCAGCGGGTCATGGGTCAATGCTGTTGTACAGTTTGCTTTATTTGACAGGGCATCCTGAATGCACATTGGATCAGATCAGGTCTTTTCGCCAGTGGGGCAGTTTAACGGCTGGGCACCCTGAATATGGCCATATGCCAGGCATTGAAACCACGACCGGTCCGCTGGGTCAGGGGCTGGCAACGGCTGTGGGGTTGGCAGTGGGTGAACGATTGATGAACGCTCGCGTTGGGGACGATTTGATCAACCACTTTACCTATGTCATTGCCAGTGATGGGGACTTGATGGAGGGCGTCAGTCAAGAAGCCATCTCGTTGGCAGGGCATTTGCGGCTTCATAAGTTGATTGTACTGTTTGACGATAACGATATTACCATCGATGGCAGAACCAGCTTGTCAACCTCAGACGATGCCCTGCAACGTTTCCAGGCCAGTGGGTGGAAGGCCATGCGCATTGATGGCCATGATCCGGCACAAATTCAAGATGCCATCAGCCAAGCTCAAACCCATGATCGCCCAACCCTGATTGCGTGCAAAACGACCATCGCCAAGGGGGCGCCTACTAAGGCCGGCACCTCGTCCAGTCATGGCAGTCCGTTGGGTGCGGCAGAAGTCGAGGCTACACGAAAAGCTTTAAATTGGCCGAATCCTCCGTTTGAAATCCCTGCGGATATTTTGGCTGAGTGGCGGGCTATTGGTCAGCGTCATCAGCAAACCTATCAGCAATGGCAAGATCGTTATCAACAGGTGACGCCTGAACAAATAACTAAGCTTAAGAAGGCGATAAGTGCTGATTGGCACCAACCCCTTAATGCCCTAAAAGAGAAATTTGCAAACGAGCAGCCAAAACAGGCCACCCGACAATTGTCGCAAACAGTTTTGGAAACCTTGGTGCCACAGCTTCCCAACCTGGTGGGCGGATCAGCGGATTTAAGCGGGTCGAACAATACCAAGACCAAAACTCACCACGCAGTTACAGCCGAAGATTTCAGTGGCAATTATGTCAATTACGGTATTCGCGAACATGGTATGGCTGCCGCCATGAACGGGTTATCCCTGTATTGCGGGTTCATTCCCTATGGCGGAACGTTTTTGGTGTTCAGTGATTATCTGCGCCCAGCCCTTCGTCTGTCGGCATTGATGCAGCAAGGCGTTATCTATGTGTTGACCCATGATTCGATCGGTTTGGGTGAAGATGGTCCGACCCATCAACCCATTGAACACCTGGCCAGTTTGCGCGCCATTCCAAATGTGAATGTTTTCAGGCCGGCAGATGGGGTAGAAGTGGCTGAATGCTGGCAATTGGCCCTGGAACAGCGGCAAACCCCGTCCGTTTTGGCCCTGAGTCGTCAGGCAATTACGCCGGCGCGCTTAAGCCATACTTCTGAAAATTTATGCGCCAAAGGCGGGTACGTGGTTCGGGGGAATGCGTCAGCATCCCAGGTGACTTTAATTGCCACAGGGTCAGAGCTTGGGATCGCCCTTGACGCTCACCAACAATTAGAAGCGCAAGGGATTCAAAGTCATGTCGTTTCCCTGCCGTGCTGGCGTTTGTTTGACCAACAGCCAAAGGAATACCGCCAACAAGTTCTGGGGAAAGGCCTGCGCGTCGGTATAGAAGCCGCCAGCGCTTTTGGATGGTCCAGCTATTTAAGATCCGATGATATTTTTATAGGCATGAATGGTTTTGGTGCCTCCGCCCCCGCCAGCGTTCTGTATGAACAATTCGGCATAACCGTAGATCAAGTGATAAAGAAGATTAACGAGAAGCTTTTAGAAAAGGAAAAAAAATGA
- the trxA gene encoding thioredoxin encodes MALGQTTDATFQNDVLQSSIPVLVDFWAEWCGPCKMMLPILEDAAPGLVDKIKIVKLNIDQNSATPAAFGVRSIPTLLIFKDGQVVAQKTGVMPKNKLVEWIDSAI; translated from the coding sequence ATGGCTTTAGGACAAACAACCGACGCAACCTTTCAAAACGACGTCTTGCAATCATCCATCCCTGTTTTGGTTGATTTTTGGGCAGAATGGTGCGGCCCTTGTAAAATGATGTTACCCATTTTGGAAGACGCTGCTCCGGGGTTGGTTGATAAAATAAAGATTGTGAAATTAAATATTGATCAAAATTCTGCAACGCCTGCCGCGTTTGGTGTACGCAGTATTCCAACTCTGCTTATCTTTAAAGATGGTCAAGTTGTTGCCCAAAAAACAGGCGTCATGCCCAAGAACAAGCTTGTTGAGTGGATCGATTCGGCGATTTAA
- a CDS encoding phospholipid carrier-dependent glycosyltransferase: protein MTPLPPSNPSKKLSIDCLFVAFICFVLFSLQLGNRPFATPDEGRYVEIPREMVATGDWVTPRLNGVKYFEKPPFLYWLQACSFKVFGLNEFGMRLWIVLFATLGCVATYAFGRSIFDRTTGLMAAGILATTALYFSLARLIILDMVVSTWVTLALFCFYQALSKPASQNRRLWFYGFSAACAFGVLTKGIMALAVPGPLIVLWLTYTRQWRLVLPLYFVGSCVVFLAITAPWHILVSLKNPEFAYKYFIVEHFLRYTTSIHARYKPVWFFLPITLVGLLPWTTFLYDAWKTFWGRRTSPLYSYLWMWIGWVLLFFSVSNSKLIPYILPIFPPLALLVAHSLREACQNRSHMVFYRHSFVMIILGMLGFIVPNALPEVLDEKIGLIPYIYGLSGLFLAHGFSVVICLKRDSITSALSSIGVTAVIMTVILGAAAPHVQRPSLKGLVNIILKEQKPGEPIVSFLTYYQDLPLYSQQRVMVVGAKGELDFGTTVEDTTEWIVTEEAFLQKWQAAQRGGHKIWAVGRLHDVEVFQRKNTGFHFGITSIDGPNVLFHN, encoded by the coding sequence ATGACGCCCTTACCCCCTTCCAACCCTTCCAAGAAACTTTCCATCGACTGTTTGTTCGTTGCATTCATATGCTTCGTGCTGTTCAGCCTTCAATTAGGCAATCGTCCGTTTGCGACCCCTGACGAAGGACGGTATGTAGAGATTCCCCGTGAAATGGTGGCAACCGGCGACTGGGTTACGCCCCGATTGAATGGCGTGAAATATTTTGAAAAACCCCCTTTTCTTTATTGGTTACAAGCCTGCAGTTTTAAAGTCTTTGGTCTCAACGAATTTGGCATGCGCCTGTGGATTGTATTATTTGCCACCCTGGGATGCGTTGCAACCTACGCCTTTGGCCGATCCATTTTTGACCGCACCACGGGCTTAATGGCCGCAGGTATTTTGGCAACGACAGCTCTTTATTTCAGCCTGGCCCGGTTAATTATTCTTGATATGGTAGTCAGCACTTGGGTCACGCTGGCCCTTTTTTGTTTTTATCAGGCTTTATCGAAACCAGCATCCCAGAACCGTCGCCTTTGGTTTTATGGGTTTAGTGCAGCTTGCGCGTTCGGAGTTTTGACCAAAGGGATTATGGCCCTGGCTGTACCAGGCCCCTTAATTGTTTTGTGGCTGACTTATACACGCCAATGGCGTCTTGTGCTGCCCCTTTACTTCGTTGGGTCCTGTGTCGTGTTCCTAGCTATAACGGCTCCTTGGCACATTCTGGTTAGTTTAAAGAATCCAGAGTTTGCCTATAAGTATTTTATTGTGGAGCACTTCCTGCGGTATACCACCTCCATTCACGCTCGCTACAAGCCTGTCTGGTTTTTCCTTCCCATTACGTTGGTTGGTCTGTTGCCTTGGACAACTTTTTTGTATGACGCCTGGAAAACGTTTTGGGGTCGAAGGACCTCCCCTTTGTACAGCTACTTATGGATGTGGATCGGCTGGGTTTTGTTATTCTTTTCCGTTTCCAATTCCAAACTCATCCCTTATATTTTGCCCATTTTTCCACCCCTGGCCCTTTTGGTAGCTCACAGTCTGCGTGAAGCCTGTCAAAATCGCTCACACATGGTTTTTTATCGGCACAGTTTTGTGATGATCATTCTGGGGATGTTAGGCTTCATAGTGCCTAATGCTTTGCCTGAGGTTCTAGACGAAAAAATAGGCCTGATACCGTATATTTATGGCTTAAGCGGCCTGTTTCTGGCCCATGGCTTTTCGGTTGTTATTTGCTTAAAACGCGACTCAATCACAAGCGCCTTGTCAAGCATTGGTGTAACGGCCGTGATTATGACAGTTATTTTAGGGGCTGCAGCCCCCCATGTGCAAAGGCCGTCTCTTAAAGGGCTTGTAAATATCATTTTAAAAGAACAAAAACCAGGCGAACCGATCGTTAGTTTTCTAACCTATTACCAAGATTTACCTTTATACAGCCAACAACGGGTCATGGTTGTGGGGGCAAAAGGCGAGTTGGATTTTGGAACGACTGTTGAAGACACAACGGAATGGATCGTCACCGAAGAAGCCTTTTTACAAAAATGGCAAGCGGCCCAAAGGGGAGGCCATAAGATTTGGGCGGTAGGTCGCCTGCATGATGTGGAAGTATTTCAACGAAAAAACACCGGCTTTCATTTCGGCATTACTAGCATTGACGGACCAAATGTTTTATTTCATAATTAA